A section of the Desulfuromonas sp. genome encodes:
- a CDS encoding cytochrome c, which produces MDRRALATLLVAASASLILAAPLLGAEPEDRALELINAQGCRGCHSIGGQGGSLGPALDGVGARLDSHQVMRQLTDPKALNEKSLMPSYKHLPQENLTVIADYLAGLK; this is translated from the coding sequence ATGGACCGAAGAGCCCTCGCCACCCTTCTCGTCGCCGCCTCCGCCTCCCTGATTCTCGCCGCCCCCCTGCTCGGGGCGGAGCCGGAAGACCGGGCCCTGGAACTGATAAACGCCCAAGGATGCCGGGGATGCCACTCCATCGGCGGACAGGGCGGCAGCCTCGGCCCCGCCCTGGATGGAGTCGGCGCTCGCCTCGACTCCCACCAGGTCATGCGGCAGCTGACCGACCCCAAGGCCCTCAACGAAAAGTCTCTCATGCCCTCCTACAAGCACCTGCCCCAAGAGAACCTGACGGTCATCGCCGATTACCTGGCAGGACTGAAGTAA
- the priA gene encoding primosomal protein N': MNSTTSIAVVAVAAPLDKTLFYRIPERLRERARVGMRLRVPLGRRRVVGYLLELRLGDPAGLKDIDEVLDDEPLFPESLVPFFVRAADYYRFPLGEVIRTALPAGLSGRGEGVSVRRERVFSPCQGEGEPSGPKQRAILSFLRSRGAVPLPELREHFPEPHAPLKRLLEQGLVEESSVESLRDPFSALPPEPDRPVEPSDEQSSALERIEQALVAGDFSPFLLHGVTGSGKTEVYLRAIDSALKRGKRALVLVPEIALTPQLVGRFRARFLPSDTAIAVLHSGLSDGERYDAWRSIARGDVPIVIGARSAVFAPLQDLGIIVVDEEHESSYKQGEGFRYHARDLALLRGQMCSAVVLLGSATPALTTFQRAKTGSCGYLPLGSRVQDRPLPEVCLVDLAQERPEGTLSAPLAEALAETLVRGEQALVLLNRRGFAPFLLCQDCGQTFRCPNCEITLTFHQRRRQLRCHYCDYQLVPPELCPGCKGGNLQPEGAGTERLEEELADVFPEARIGRMDRDTTGRKGAHQDLVSRMRDGELDILVGTQMVAKGHDFPGVTLVGVVNADNTLNFPDFRSAERTFALLTQVAGRAGRGQRPGRVFIQTYSPDHYALACAANHDYQEFYEQEAGFRQVLGYPPFGYLVNLVLAGNDADRVGKAAAQLSADLQPAPGGLEVLGPAPCPLARLRGKSRMQILLKAPLRAPLRQALAQLDAVKGRIPSGVSLVVDVDPLDML, encoded by the coding sequence TTGAATTCCACAACCTCGATCGCTGTCGTGGCCGTTGCCGCTCCGCTGGACAAAACCCTCTTCTACAGGATTCCGGAGAGACTGCGGGAGAGGGCCCGGGTGGGGATGCGCCTGCGGGTGCCCCTCGGGCGCCGGCGGGTCGTCGGCTACCTGCTGGAGCTTCGCCTCGGCGACCCCGCGGGGCTCAAAGACATCGATGAGGTCCTCGACGACGAACCCCTTTTCCCCGAATCCCTTGTTCCCTTTTTCGTCCGTGCCGCAGACTATTACCGGTTTCCTCTCGGGGAGGTCATCCGGACCGCCCTGCCGGCCGGCCTCTCGGGGCGGGGCGAGGGCGTTTCCGTGCGTCGCGAGCGGGTCTTTTCCCCGTGCCAGGGAGAGGGGGAACCCTCCGGGCCGAAGCAGCGTGCCATCCTGTCCTTTCTTCGCTCCCGCGGCGCGGTGCCACTGCCTGAGCTGCGGGAACATTTCCCCGAACCCCACGCCCCGTTGAAGCGCCTGCTGGAGCAGGGGCTGGTCGAAGAGTCTTCGGTGGAGAGCCTGCGCGACCCTTTTTCCGCCCTCCCGCCGGAGCCTGACCGCCCCGTCGAGCCGAGCGATGAGCAGTCGTCGGCCCTGGAGAGGATCGAGCAGGCCCTTGTTGCGGGAGATTTTTCCCCCTTCCTGCTTCACGGGGTAACCGGCAGCGGCAAGACCGAGGTCTACCTGCGGGCCATCGATTCGGCCCTCAAGCGGGGCAAACGGGCCCTGGTACTGGTCCCGGAAATCGCCCTCACTCCCCAACTCGTGGGTCGATTCCGGGCCCGTTTTCTGCCCTCCGACACCGCCATCGCTGTTCTGCATTCCGGGCTTTCCGATGGTGAGCGCTACGATGCCTGGCGGAGCATCGCCCGTGGGGACGTGCCGATCGTCATCGGGGCCCGTTCGGCGGTCTTTGCTCCCCTCCAGGACCTGGGCATCATCGTCGTTGATGAAGAGCACGAAAGCAGCTACAAGCAGGGCGAGGGGTTTCGCTATCATGCCCGCGACCTGGCCTTGCTCCGGGGCCAGATGTGTTCCGCCGTCGTTCTCCTCGGTAGCGCGACCCCGGCACTGACGACCTTCCAGCGGGCCAAGACCGGTTCCTGCGGCTACCTGCCTCTCGGCAGTCGGGTTCAGGACCGGCCCCTTCCCGAGGTGTGCCTGGTCGACCTCGCGCAGGAACGCCCCGAGGGGACTCTCTCCGCACCCCTCGCCGAAGCCCTGGCGGAAACCCTGGTGCGGGGGGAACAGGCCCTGGTCCTTCTCAACCGGCGGGGTTTCGCCCCCTTCCTGCTCTGTCAGGATTGCGGTCAGACCTTCCGCTGCCCTAACTGCGAAATCACCCTCACCTTTCATCAACGGCGGCGCCAGTTGCGCTGCCACTATTGCGACTATCAGTTGGTTCCGCCGGAACTCTGCCCCGGGTGCAAGGGGGGAAACCTGCAGCCTGAAGGGGCCGGAACCGAACGCCTCGAAGAAGAGTTGGCGGACGTTTTTCCCGAGGCCCGCATCGGCCGAATGGACCGGGACACCACCGGTCGCAAGGGGGCTCACCAGGACCTGGTCAGTCGCATGCGGGACGGGGAGTTGGACATCCTGGTCGGCACCCAGATGGTGGCCAAGGGGCACGATTTCCCCGGGGTCACTCTGGTCGGGGTGGTCAACGCCGATAACACCCTCAACTTTCCGGATTTCCGCAGCGCCGAGCGCACCTTTGCCCTGCTCACCCAAGTCGCCGGAAGGGCCGGACGCGGGCAGCGGCCGGGTCGGGTCTTTATCCAGACCTATTCCCCCGACCACTATGCTCTGGCCTGCGCCGCAAACCACGACTACCAGGAGTTCTACGAGCAGGAAGCTGGTTTTCGCCAGGTGCTCGGTTATCCCCCCTTTGGCTACCTGGTCAACCTGGTCCTGGCCGGCAACGACGCCGACAGGGTGGGCAAGGCCGCCGCGCAACTCAGCGCCGATCTGCAGCCGGCACCGGGCGGACTCGAGGTCCTCGGTCCCGCTCCCTGTCCCCTAGCTAGGTTGCGGGGCAAGAGCCGCATGCAGATCCTGCTCAAGGCCCCGCTGCGCGCCCCTCTGCGGCAGGCTCTTGCACAACTGGACGCCGTAAAGGGGAGGATTCCCTCAGGGGTGAGTTTAGTGGTCGATGTCGATCCCCTCGACATGTTGTGA
- a CDS encoding response regulator transcription factor — MAINVLIYCGYRLFAEGLQKLLEEDKSLRIVGIHAGDEGVSGILQNDPDVIVADLPSCNFLVNNYEKKLPAKTILITDDRKAPFGNGGLQKLIAKGLVGIFHKSYDSDLLKKAIATVHAGELWIDRKTLTESLSSSQNAHKKISLTKKEKEILDCICEGMTNKETAEKLSISELTVKSHCNHLFKKFGVSNRLKLALLASQMYPSRLA, encoded by the coding sequence ATGGCCATCAACGTTCTTATCTACTGCGGCTACAGACTCTTCGCCGAAGGCTTGCAAAAACTTTTGGAAGAGGATAAAAGCCTGCGAATTGTGGGCATCCACGCCGGTGACGAGGGTGTCAGCGGCATCCTGCAAAACGACCCCGATGTTATCGTGGCCGACCTGCCGAGCTGCAATTTCCTGGTCAATAACTATGAAAAAAAACTTCCCGCAAAAACCATCCTGATCACCGACGACCGAAAGGCCCCTTTTGGAAACGGCGGTCTGCAAAAACTAATTGCCAAAGGACTGGTGGGCATCTTTCACAAGAGCTACGATTCCGACCTGTTGAAAAAGGCCATTGCAACAGTCCATGCCGGCGAGTTGTGGATCGACAGGAAGACCCTCACAGAGTCCTTGAGCAGTTCCCAAAACGCCCATAAGAAAATCAGCCTGACCAAAAAAGAAAAGGAAATCCTCGACTGCATCTGCGAGGGCATGACCAACAAGGAGACGGCAGAGAAGCTGTCCATCAGCGAATTAACCGTAAAATCTCACTGCAACCACCTCTTCAAAAAGTTCGGCGTCTCCAACCGACTCAAACTGGCCCTCTTGGCATCGCAGATGTACCCCAGTCGCCTGGCCTAG
- a CDS encoding FprA family A-type flavoprotein — protein MSGSREVCAGVHWVGAKHPELKVFDELFPTRHGTTYNAFLVRGRQKVALIDTVKAPFADRYLETVRSLVPLEMIDLVVVNHTEPDHSGALEKLLLHNPEIEVYCTRPGENFLKQLIEAPMRTHVVADGEEIDLGGRTLRFVLAPYLHWPDTMFTHLPEEKVLFPCDAFGAHYCADGLFDDEVPDFSSEFAHYFYTIMRPFKDKIREAVAKVEGLDLSLVCPSHGPLLRRDPMDAVRAYRRMAAAPPSTGAKRALLLTLSPHGNTRTMAKAVRAGLEARGVEVLERAIIDMKDEELRDEIERADALLVGTPTINRDAPPPVWKALSLLSSVTPKGRVGAVFGSFGWSGEAIKIVEERLLGLKYTLAAPGLSFRFRPTEEDLQACRQLGEAVGQALSDEV, from the coding sequence ATGTCCGGCAGCCGTGAAGTTTGTGCAGGCGTCCACTGGGTCGGGGCCAAGCACCCCGAGTTGAAGGTTTTCGACGAGCTCTTTCCCACCCGGCACGGCACCACATACAACGCCTTCCTGGTCCGGGGGCGGCAGAAAGTGGCCCTGATCGACACGGTCAAGGCGCCTTTCGCCGATCGTTACCTGGAGACCGTCCGCAGCCTCGTTCCCCTGGAGATGATCGACCTGGTGGTGGTCAACCACACCGAACCCGACCATTCGGGCGCCCTGGAGAAGCTGCTTCTGCACAACCCTGAAATCGAGGTCTACTGCACCCGCCCCGGGGAAAATTTCCTCAAACAGCTGATCGAGGCGCCGATGCGGACCCACGTCGTGGCCGACGGGGAGGAAATCGACCTGGGAGGCAGGACCCTGCGCTTTGTGCTGGCCCCCTACCTGCACTGGCCCGACACCATGTTCACCCATCTCCCCGAGGAGAAGGTCCTTTTCCCCTGCGACGCCTTCGGGGCCCATTATTGTGCAGACGGTCTGTTCGACGACGAGGTGCCCGACTTCTCCTCCGAGTTCGCCCACTACTTCTACACGATCATGCGTCCTTTCAAGGATAAGATCCGGGAAGCGGTGGCAAAGGTGGAAGGTCTTGATCTCAGCCTCGTCTGTCCCTCCCACGGGCCACTCCTGCGACGCGACCCGATGGATGCGGTGAGAGCCTACCGCCGCATGGCGGCAGCTCCCCCTTCGACAGGAGCCAAGCGGGCCCTGCTGCTGACCCTCTCCCCCCATGGAAACACCCGGACCATGGCCAAGGCGGTGCGCGCCGGGCTCGAAGCCCGGGGTGTCGAGGTGCTGGAGCGGGCCATCATTGACATGAAGGACGAGGAACTGCGCGACGAGATCGAGCGGGCCGATGCCCTTCTCGTCGGTACCCCCACCATCAACCGGGACGCGCCCCCGCCGGTCTGGAAGGCCCTGTCCCTCCTCTCGAGCGTGACCCCCAAGGGCAGGGTGGGGGCGGTGTTCGGTTCCTTCGGCTGGAGCGGCGAGGCGATCAAAATCGTCGAGGAGCGGCTCCTGGGGCTCAAGTACACCCTTGCGGCCCCCGGTCTCTCGTTCCGGTTCCGCCCCACCGAGGAGGATCTTCAGGCCTGCCGGCAGCTTGGCGAAGCGGTGGGCCAAGCCCTTTCGGACGAGGTATAA
- the aroF gene encoding 3-deoxy-7-phosphoheptulonate synthase, giving the protein MLIVMHHSAPADQIEAVRRAVEQMGLRAEPIPGSERTAIGVLGNQGYVDDTSIRHLPGIREIIHVSKPYKMVSRDFHPASTVVEVGGVSVGEGHPPVIIAGPCSIESEEQMVEAALLVKGAGAQILRGGAFKPRTGPHSFQGLGKEGLKYLRRAGDEAGMPVITEVMRIGQLDDVCRHADILQIGARNMQNFDLLKEAGKTGHPVLLKRGMSATLEEFLAAAEYILAEGNSRVILCERGVRTFERATRNTLDLSVVPLIKEMSHLPIIVDPSHATGKRSLVPVMAKAALVAGTHGLMIEVHPAPEKALCDGAQSLAGPGFRALMDEMRSLMSYLGY; this is encoded by the coding sequence ATGCTTATCGTCATGCATCACAGCGCCCCAGCCGATCAGATCGAGGCCGTGCGCCGGGCGGTCGAGCAGATGGGACTGCGGGCGGAGCCGATTCCCGGCAGCGAGCGGACCGCCATCGGCGTTCTCGGCAACCAGGGATATGTCGATGATACCTCCATTCGCCATCTGCCCGGCATCCGGGAGATCATCCACGTCAGCAAGCCCTATAAAATGGTTTCCCGCGATTTTCATCCCGCCTCCACGGTGGTGGAAGTTGGCGGGGTTTCGGTGGGGGAGGGGCATCCCCCCGTCATCATCGCCGGCCCCTGCTCCATCGAGAGCGAGGAGCAGATGGTCGAGGCCGCACTCCTGGTCAAGGGCGCGGGGGCGCAGATCCTTCGGGGGGGGGCATTCAAACCCCGCACCGGCCCCCATTCCTTCCAGGGACTCGGCAAGGAAGGCCTCAAGTACCTGCGGCGCGCCGGGGACGAGGCGGGCATGCCGGTCATCACCGAAGTGATGCGCATCGGGCAACTCGATGACGTCTGCCGCCACGCCGACATTCTTCAGATCGGAGCCCGTAACATGCAGAACTTCGATCTGCTCAAGGAGGCCGGGAAAACCGGCCACCCGGTCCTGCTCAAACGGGGAATGAGCGCCACCCTCGAGGAATTCCTGGCCGCCGCCGAGTACATCCTGGCCGAGGGCAACTCCCGGGTGATCCTCTGCGAGCGGGGGGTGCGAACCTTCGAGAGGGCCACTCGCAATACCCTGGACCTGTCGGTGGTCCCTCTCATCAAGGAGATGAGCCACCTTCCCATTATAGTCGATCCCAGTCACGCCACGGGCAAACGCAGTCTGGTGCCGGTCATGGCCAAGGCCGCCCTGGTGGCAGGCACCCATGGCCTCATGATCGAGGTCCACCCGGCCCCGGAGAAAGCTCTCTGCGATGGGGCTCAGAGCCTGGCCGGACCGGGCTTCAGGGCGCTCATGGACGAGATGCGGAGCTTGATGTCATACCTGGGTTACTGA
- a CDS encoding SH3 domain-containing protein yields the protein MKYVLGFILSFFLWGTCQAEIVSVISETAELRSKPSPTNSYVVMQVPRYYPLSVQASRGDYYEVRDFQDHRGWIHKSMVDHSRSVVVEVDRMNVRKGPGTNYPVTFHAYQGVVFRVMGEKGLWLEVEHEDGERGWVSSSLTWGQ from the coding sequence GTGAAATACGTCTTGGGGTTCATTCTGTCCTTCTTCCTGTGGGGAACGTGTCAGGCGGAAATCGTCTCGGTGATTTCCGAAACTGCTGAATTGCGCAGCAAGCCCTCACCCACGAATTCCTACGTTGTGATGCAGGTCCCCCGCTACTACCCCCTTTCTGTTCAAGCGTCCCGGGGGGACTACTATGAGGTGAGAGATTTTCAGGACCACAGGGGGTGGATTCACAAATCAATGGTGGACCATTCTAGAAGCGTCGTGGTTGAAGTGGACCGGATGAATGTAAGGAAGGGCCCCGGCACCAACTACCCCGTCACCTTCCATGCATATCAGGGGGTGGTCTTCCGGGTCATGGGAGAAAAAGGATTGTGGCTGGAGGTGGAACACGAAGACGGAGAACGGGGCTGGGTTTCCAGTTCGCTCACCTGGGGGCAATGA
- a CDS encoding metallophosphoesterase, with protein MNREAEENKKNRRRSRVSRRAFLLGGGAAGGLVLADALVREPRAFQVQEVVLPLAKVPPGRELRLVHLSDLHIRSFHGYFEKVARTVNGLEPDLILLTGDYLEQRRNLDGVQRFVSMLKAPGGIFAVQGNWEYWARLEGENLRRHFARWGATLLINRSHDLDLHGVPLSVLGLDYPSPSDRVKLLARMAAPERVNLLLSHVPAFDHQALEGRIDLILCGHTHGGQVRLPFVPPFYLPRFSEPFIEGLYRVGPEETPLYVTRGVGTSILPVRFLCRPEITLLRLHAA; from the coding sequence GTGAATCGGGAGGCGGAAGAGAACAAGAAGAACCGGAGACGCTCGAGAGTGTCCCGGCGAGCCTTCCTGCTCGGCGGCGGCGCTGCAGGAGGTTTGGTTCTGGCCGACGCCCTGGTCCGGGAACCGCGGGCCTTCCAGGTGCAGGAGGTGGTCCTGCCCCTGGCCAAGGTCCCGCCGGGCCGGGAATTGCGCCTTGTCCACCTCTCGGACCTGCACATCCGTTCATTTCACGGCTACTTCGAAAAAGTGGCACGGACCGTCAACGGTCTCGAACCGGACCTCATCCTCCTGACCGGCGACTACCTCGAGCAGCGCCGGAACCTTGACGGGGTGCAGCGCTTCGTGAGCATGCTCAAGGCCCCGGGAGGCATCTTCGCCGTACAGGGGAACTGGGAGTACTGGGCGCGGCTCGAAGGGGAGAACCTGCGCAGGCACTTTGCCCGATGGGGCGCCACCCTCCTCATCAACCGGAGCCACGACCTTGACCTGCACGGGGTCCCCCTGTCCGTCCTCGGGCTCGACTATCCCTCCCCATCCGACCGGGTGAAACTGCTCGCTCGAATGGCCGCACCGGAGCGCGTCAACCTGCTCCTCTCCCACGTGCCGGCATTCGACCACCAAGCTCTGGAGGGACGGATCGATCTCATCCTCTGCGGCCACACCCACGGCGGCCAGGTCCGCCTCCCCTTTGTCCCGCCCTTCTACCTGCCTCGCTTTTCGGAGCCCTTCATCGAAGGACTCTACCGGGTAGGGCCCGAAGAGACGCCCCTCTACGTGACTCGCGGAGTGGGGACCAGCATCCTTCCGGTCCGTTTTTTGTGTCGGCCCGAGATCACCCTGCTGCGGCTCCACGCCGCCTGA
- a CDS encoding sodium:alanine symporter family protein, translated as MSSLNSFVWGPYMLALLVGTGIFLSLRLGFLQFTYLPRALKLVFSRSGKDLGEGDITPFQALTTALSATIGTGNIAGVATAIYLGGPGAIFWMWVCALFGMATKYAEAVLAVKYREHLPDGTMQGGPMRYIAEGLGLKWLGWLFALFGSLAAFGIGSMVQSNSVAVALETTWSVPPLATGLVLALLTGAVIIGGIRRIGKVTEKLVPTMALFYVAGALVILVLHAAHIPQALSLIFSHAFAPASAAGGFAGATVAAAVRFGVARGVFSNEAGLGSAPIAHAAARTESAVRQGLIAMTGVFFDTIIVCSMTALVILSTGAWQSGETSSALTYMAFQQGLPGPGGLIVTIGIAVFAYSTMIGWAYYGEECIEYLFGLKARTPYRYVFCSVVALGAFQKVGFVWDFSDTMNGAMAIPNLIGLLGLSGVLVKATREGLASPETLS; from the coding sequence ATGTCCAGTCTGAACAGTTTTGTCTGGGGCCCTTACATGCTGGCCCTGCTGGTCGGAACGGGGATATTTCTGAGTCTGCGGCTCGGTTTCCTGCAGTTCACCTACCTGCCCAGGGCTCTGAAACTGGTCTTTAGCCGGAGCGGCAAGGATCTGGGCGAGGGGGACATCACCCCCTTCCAGGCGCTGACCACTGCCCTGTCGGCGACGATCGGCACGGGAAACATCGCGGGGGTGGCGACGGCCATTTACCTGGGCGGCCCCGGCGCCATCTTCTGGATGTGGGTCTGCGCCCTGTTCGGCATGGCGACCAAGTACGCCGAGGCGGTCCTGGCGGTGAAGTATCGGGAACATCTCCCGGACGGCACCATGCAGGGCGGACCTATGCGTTACATTGCCGAGGGGCTTGGGCTGAAGTGGCTCGGCTGGCTGTTCGCCCTTTTCGGCAGTCTCGCCGCCTTCGGTATCGGCAGCATGGTCCAGTCCAACTCGGTGGCAGTGGCCCTGGAGACCACCTGGAGCGTGCCGCCGCTGGCTACCGGGCTTGTGTTGGCCCTGCTTACCGGGGCGGTCATCATCGGCGGCATCCGGCGCATCGGCAAGGTGACCGAAAAGCTGGTGCCGACGATGGCCCTCTTCTACGTGGCGGGGGCCCTGGTCATTCTGGTCCTTCACGCGGCCCATATCCCCCAGGCCCTCAGCCTGATTTTCAGCCACGCCTTCGCCCCCGCGTCGGCCGCCGGCGGATTTGCCGGGGCGACGGTGGCCGCCGCGGTTCGCTTCGGGGTGGCCCGCGGGGTCTTTTCCAACGAGGCAGGCCTTGGCAGCGCCCCCATAGCCCATGCAGCAGCCCGCACCGAGAGCGCAGTGCGCCAGGGCCTCATCGCCATGACCGGGGTCTTCTTCGACACAATCATCGTCTGCTCCATGACCGCCCTGGTGATCCTCTCCACCGGGGCCTGGCAGAGCGGGGAGACCTCCAGCGCCCTGACCTACATGGCCTTTCAGCAGGGGCTGCCCGGTCCCGGAGGACTCATCGTCACAATCGGCATCGCGGTCTTCGCCTACTCGACCATGATCGGCTGGGCCTATTACGGCGAGGAGTGCATAGAATATCTCTTCGGGCTCAAGGCGCGGACCCCCTACCGTTACGTCTTCTGTTCGGTGGTCGCCCTCGGCGCCTTTCAGAAGGTCGGGTTCGTCTGGGACTTCTCCGACACCATGAACGGCGCCATGGCCATCCCCAACCTCATCGGTCTGCTTGGGCTCTCCGGGGTCCTGGTCAAGGCCACTCGGGAGGGTCTGGCCAGCCCTGAAACCCTGAGCTGA